Proteins from a single region of Pseudomonas fulva:
- a CDS encoding tripartite tricarboxylate transporter substrate binding protein: MNKILSATLLSAALLTTSATSFAQESNWPTRAVQVVVPANAGGDTDFNARMMAKYFTQITGKPMVITNMGGGGGTVAASHVKESSADGHTILFTHTGQLIVNEVAGLSEDSYDAFDISCIAGVDKASIFVASKQSGIDSVEKLIAQAKEKPKSVTYGTEMGNFSHLQGLMFEKRTGTELRYIDTGTVAERIVALLGGRIDMGAISYGALQDYIQSGAMNALAQPNEERNPLVGDIPTFREKDVDLIVEKPYVVAFPKGTDAAIVAKMAEVMKQITEIPNYAEELAKTYKQPVAYYGTDDAIAMLKEHREEFMQFKDALRQSN; the protein is encoded by the coding sequence ATGAATAAAATTCTGTCCGCGACCTTGCTGTCCGCTGCCCTATTGACCACTTCCGCCACCAGCTTCGCCCAGGAGTCGAACTGGCCGACCCGTGCGGTGCAGGTGGTGGTACCGGCCAACGCTGGCGGCGACACCGACTTCAATGCCCGCATGATGGCCAAGTACTTCACCCAGATCACCGGCAAGCCGATGGTGATCACCAATATGGGCGGCGGTGGCGGCACGGTGGCGGCTTCCCACGTAAAAGAATCATCGGCTGACGGCCACACCATCCTGTTCACCCACACCGGCCAGTTGATCGTCAACGAAGTCGCCGGCCTCAGCGAGGACAGCTATGACGCCTTCGACATTTCCTGCATCGCCGGCGTCGACAAGGCATCGATCTTCGTGGCCTCCAAGCAGTCGGGCATCGACAGCGTCGAGAAGCTGATCGCCCAAGCCAAGGAGAAACCCAAGAGCGTCACCTACGGCACCGAGATGGGCAACTTCTCCCACCTGCAGGGCCTGATGTTCGAGAAGCGCACCGGTACCGAGCTGCGCTACATCGACACCGGCACCGTGGCCGAGCGGATCGTCGCGCTGCTGGGCGGGCGCATCGACATGGGCGCGATCAGCTACGGCGCGCTGCAGGACTATATCCAGAGCGGCGCGATGAACGCCCTGGCGCAGCCCAACGAGGAGCGCAACCCGCTGGTCGGCGACATCCCCACCTTCCGCGAGAAGGACGTCGACCTGATCGTCGAGAAGCCTTACGTGGTGGCCTTTCCCAAGGGCACCGACGCCGCCATCGTGGCCAAGATGGCCGAGGTCATGAAACAGATCACCGAGATCCCCAACTACGCCGAGGAACTGGCCAAGACCTACAAGCAGCCGGTGGCCTACTACGGCACGGACGACGCCATCGCCATGCTCAAGGAGCACCGCGAGGAATTCATGCAGTTCAAGGACGCCCTGCGGCAATCGAACTGA
- a CDS encoding benzaldehyde dehydrogenase has translation MSRLPGSQSTTALLDEGLWAAKVFSGTWRPPLAGGRNAVTEPATGECLTTPGLARAEDVALATATAAARQPAWEAVAPRQRADIFLRAAGLLQAQADECALFIARETGGILLKAQHEVREAVLFLQLAAGQVMQPHGLVLPSNTGTLSYARRLPHGVVGVISPFNFPLILSIRAVAPALATGNAVVLKPDPQTPIAGGLLIARLFELAGLPEGVLHVLPGGADAGAALCSDPHVRMISFTGSTAAGRKVAETAGRHLKKVALELGGKNPLIVLDDADLERALSCASWGAFLHQGQICMASGLILVHESLHERFVEGLVERTRRLRVGDPAGGDVQLGPMINENQLVRTHQLVLDSVVAGAHLHTGGQYDGLFYQPTVLSHLAPGMPAFDTELFGPVACVASFTSDAQAVELANRSEYGLAAAVISRSVGRAMAIGAQLRAGMLHINDQTVNDDGVNPFGGRGNSGNGGSMSGPANWDEFTQWQWVTVKDTPPLYPF, from the coding sequence ATGTCTCGACTGCCAGGATCACAATCGACCACTGCGTTGCTGGATGAAGGGCTCTGGGCGGCCAAGGTATTTTCCGGCACCTGGCGCCCCCCGCTCGCCGGCGGCCGCAACGCCGTCACCGAGCCGGCCACCGGCGAATGCCTGACCACCCCCGGCCTGGCCCGCGCCGAGGATGTCGCCCTGGCCACCGCCACGGCCGCCGCCCGGCAGCCGGCCTGGGAAGCGGTGGCGCCGCGCCAACGCGCCGATATCTTCCTGCGCGCCGCCGGGCTGCTGCAGGCCCAGGCCGACGAATGCGCGCTGTTCATCGCCCGCGAGACCGGCGGCATCCTGCTCAAGGCCCAGCATGAGGTGCGCGAAGCGGTGCTGTTCCTGCAGCTCGCCGCCGGCCAGGTGATGCAGCCCCACGGCCTGGTGCTGCCGAGCAACACCGGCACCCTGTCCTACGCGCGGCGCCTGCCCCATGGCGTGGTCGGGGTGATCTCGCCGTTCAATTTCCCGCTGATCCTGTCGATCCGCGCGGTGGCCCCGGCCCTGGCGACGGGCAACGCGGTGGTGCTCAAGCCCGACCCGCAGACGCCGATCGCCGGCGGCTTGCTGATCGCCCGGCTGTTCGAGCTGGCCGGCCTGCCCGAGGGCGTGCTGCACGTACTGCCTGGCGGTGCCGATGCCGGCGCGGCGCTGTGCAGCGACCCACACGTGCGGATGATTTCATTCACCGGCTCCACCGCTGCCGGCCGCAAGGTGGCGGAAACCGCCGGCCGCCACCTCAAGAAAGTGGCCTTGGAACTGGGCGGCAAGAACCCGCTGATCGTCCTCGACGACGCCGATCTGGAACGCGCCCTGAGCTGCGCCAGTTGGGGCGCCTTCCTGCACCAGGGGCAGATCTGCATGGCCAGCGGGCTGATTCTGGTGCACGAGTCACTGCACGAGCGCTTCGTCGAAGGGCTGGTCGAGCGCACCCGGCGCCTGCGCGTCGGCGACCCGGCCGGCGGCGACGTACAGCTCGGCCCGATGATCAACGAGAACCAACTGGTGCGTACCCATCAGCTGGTGCTCGACAGCGTGGTGGCCGGCGCCCACCTGCACACCGGCGGCCAGTACGACGGCCTGTTCTACCAGCCCACCGTGCTCAGCCACCTCGCGCCGGGCATGCCGGCCTTCGACACCGAGCTGTTCGGCCCGGTGGCCTGCGTGGCCAGCTTCACCAGCGACGCGCAAGCCGTCGAGCTGGCCAACCGCAGCGAGTACGGCCTCGCCGCGGCGGTGATCTCCCGCTCCGTGGGCCGTGCCATGGCGATTGGCGCCCAGCTGCGCGCCGGCATGCTGCACATCAACGACCAGACGGTGAACGACGACGGCGTCAACCCGTTCGGCGGCCGTGGCAATTCCGGCAACGGCGGCAGCATGAGCGGCCCGGCCAACTGGGACGAATTCACCCAGTGGCAATGGGTGACGGTCAAGGACACGCCGCCGCTGTACCCCTTCTGA
- a CDS encoding AraC family transcriptional regulator, which produces MSLNGQTFAERSIPQLARLPRPLYARNESLPHQTGTPRHSHAWVQLTYAIQGVLHVRTAAGSFVAPPQRAIWIPAGLEHEVLSSPNTEMRSLYLQDQPPENGAQSCRVLGVDALTRELIRSFCELPVEYDESGPDGRLAQVLLDRLRMAPEVRLSLPLPSDARLKELCSRLQKKPDDDRTLAAWGEGLGVSEKTLSRLFLRDTGLTFRAWRQRLRLLGALTPLERGERVTDVALLCGYDSTSAFIAAFRQQFGATPGEFFSS; this is translated from the coding sequence ATGTCGCTTAACGGACAAACCTTTGCCGAGCGCAGCATTCCCCAGCTGGCACGCCTGCCCCGGCCGCTCTATGCACGCAACGAATCGCTGCCACACCAGACCGGTACGCCGCGCCACAGCCATGCCTGGGTGCAACTGACCTATGCGATCCAGGGTGTGCTGCACGTGCGCACCGCAGCCGGCAGTTTCGTCGCGCCGCCGCAGCGGGCGATCTGGATTCCCGCCGGCCTGGAGCACGAGGTACTGAGTTCGCCGAACACCGAGATGCGCAGCCTCTACCTGCAGGACCAACCCCCCGAGAACGGAGCGCAGAGCTGCCGGGTGCTGGGCGTGGATGCCCTGACCCGCGAGTTGATTCGCAGCTTCTGCGAACTGCCGGTGGAGTACGACGAAAGCGGGCCGGACGGTCGTCTCGCCCAGGTGCTGCTCGACCGCCTGCGGATGGCGCCGGAAGTGCGCCTGTCGCTACCGCTGCCAAGCGACGCGCGCCTGAAAGAACTGTGCAGCCGGCTGCAGAAGAAACCGGACGACGACCGTACCCTGGCCGCCTGGGGCGAAGGCCTCGGCGTGTCGGAAAAGACCCTCAGCCGCCTGTTCCTGCGCGATACCGGCCTGACCTTTCGCGCCTGGCGGCAACGCCTGCGCCTGCTCGGCGCGCTGACGCCGCTGGAGCGCGGCGAACGGGTCACCGACGTCGCCCTGCTCTGTGGCTACGACTCCACCTCGGCCTTCATCGCCGCGTTTCGCCAGCAGTTCGGCGCCACGCCGGGCGAGTTCTTCAGCAGCTGA
- a CDS encoding coniferyl-alcohol dehydrogenase yields the protein MKLHDKTLIVTGAASGIGAEVARLARCAGARVIALDRHEPQISVHAYHPVDLRDPASIDQVIARLPERIDGLCNIAGLPGTAPAELVGRVNYLGLRHLSEGLLPRLAGGCIVNAASILGAEWAKRLEAHKALAATSGFEAGSTWLDANPVEQATCYQYFKEALIVWAYQNASPWFREHDVRINCVAPGPVFTPILGDFVQMLSDERLERDGRHMKRPALADEVAAVVLFLCSDAARWVCGANIPVDGGLAASYV from the coding sequence ATGAAACTGCACGACAAGACCCTGATCGTGACCGGCGCCGCCTCGGGTATCGGCGCCGAAGTGGCCCGCCTGGCCCGCTGCGCCGGTGCCCGGGTGATCGCCCTGGATCGCCATGAGCCGCAGATCAGCGTACACGCCTACCACCCGGTGGATCTCCGCGACCCGGCGAGCATCGACCAGGTCATCGCCCGCCTGCCCGAGCGCATCGACGGCCTGTGCAACATCGCCGGCTTGCCCGGCACGGCGCCTGCCGAGCTGGTCGGCCGGGTCAACTACCTGGGCCTGCGCCACCTCAGCGAGGGCCTGCTGCCGCGTCTGGCCGGCGGCTGCATCGTCAACGCCGCGTCGATCCTTGGCGCCGAGTGGGCAAAGCGCCTCGAGGCGCACAAGGCCCTGGCCGCCACATCGGGTTTCGAGGCCGGCAGCACCTGGCTGGACGCCAACCCGGTCGAGCAGGCCACCTGTTACCAGTACTTCAAGGAGGCGCTGATCGTCTGGGCGTACCAGAACGCCTCGCCCTGGTTCCGCGAGCACGACGTGCGCATCAACTGCGTGGCGCCCGGCCCGGTGTTCACGCCGATTCTCGGCGACTTCGTGCAGATGCTCAGCGACGAGCGCCTGGAACGCGACGGCCGCCATATGAAGCGCCCGGCCCTGGCCGACGAAGTGGCCGCCGTGGTGCTGTTTCTCTGCTCGGATGCGGCGCGCTGGGTATGCGGCGCCAACATCCCGGTCGATGGCGGGCTGGCCGCCAGCTACGTGTGA
- a CDS encoding FAD-binding oxidoreductase translates to MSHLPAELLRTLGEIVGPAGLIDDQAAMQAYLSDWRNAYRGRAALVVRPASSDEVAAVVRACHQAGVALVPQGGNTGLCGGSIPDDSGHQVVLSLTRLTRIRDVDAGNETITVEAGVVLQQVQEAAAAVGRQFPLSLGAEGSCTIGGNLATNAGGTAVLRYGNMRDLTLGLEVVLPDGRLWNGLRGLRKDNTGYDLKQLFIGSEGTLGVITAAVLKLYPAVRSRTTAWVALPSPQAAVALIGRMRALCGDRLTGFELMSRQSVAFVLRHVPGCSDPFAEEHPWYVLIELSDTLPEAPLNGMLETGLVTAFEQGEALDAVVAGSEAQVAALWKLREGISEAQNHEGPSLKHDISVPVSSIAAFIAQADERLQQAFPGVRIVCYGHVGDGNLHYNISKPLGSEDAPFKAQAEAIMHLIYDVTAAFAGSISAEHGLGQAKREAARRYKDPLELELMRSFKSALDPSGLMNPGKLL, encoded by the coding sequence ATGAGCCACCTGCCAGCCGAACTGCTAAGGACCCTGGGCGAGATCGTCGGCCCGGCCGGCCTGATCGATGACCAGGCCGCCATGCAGGCCTACCTCAGCGACTGGCGTAACGCCTACCGCGGCCGCGCCGCGTTGGTGGTGCGCCCGGCCTCCAGCGACGAAGTGGCCGCAGTGGTTCGCGCCTGCCACCAGGCCGGCGTGGCGCTGGTGCCTCAGGGCGGCAACACCGGCCTGTGTGGCGGGTCGATCCCCGACGACTCGGGGCACCAGGTGGTGCTGTCGTTGACCCGCCTGACTCGGATTCGTGACGTCGATGCGGGCAACGAAACCATCACCGTCGAGGCCGGCGTGGTGCTCCAGCAGGTGCAGGAAGCCGCCGCTGCGGTGGGGCGCCAGTTTCCCCTGTCGCTGGGCGCCGAAGGCAGTTGCACCATCGGCGGCAACCTGGCGACCAACGCCGGCGGCACCGCCGTGCTGCGCTACGGCAACATGCGCGACCTGACCCTGGGCCTGGAAGTGGTGCTGCCCGATGGGCGCCTCTGGAATGGCTTGCGCGGCCTGCGCAAGGACAACACCGGCTATGACCTCAAGCAGCTGTTCATCGGCAGCGAAGGCACCCTGGGCGTCATCACCGCGGCGGTGCTCAAGCTCTACCCGGCGGTGCGCAGCCGCACCACCGCCTGGGTCGCTCTGCCCAGCCCGCAGGCGGCGGTGGCGCTGATCGGTCGTATGCGCGCGTTGTGTGGTGATCGCCTCACCGGCTTCGAGCTGATGTCGCGGCAGAGCGTGGCGTTCGTGCTGCGCCACGTACCGGGTTGCAGCGATCCCTTCGCCGAGGAGCATCCCTGGTACGTGCTGATCGAACTCAGTGACACGCTGCCCGAGGCGCCACTCAACGGCATGCTGGAAACCGGCCTCGTTACCGCCTTCGAGCAGGGCGAGGCGCTGGACGCCGTGGTGGCGGGCAGCGAGGCGCAGGTCGCGGCGTTGTGGAAGTTGCGTGAGGGCATTTCCGAAGCGCAGAACCACGAGGGGCCGAGCCTCAAGCACGACATCAGCGTGCCGGTCAGCTCCATTGCCGCCTTCATCGCCCAGGCGGACGAGCGCTTGCAGCAGGCATTTCCCGGCGTGCGCATCGTCTGCTATGGCCACGTTGGCGATGGCAACCTGCACTACAACATCAGCAAGCCGCTGGGCAGCGAGGATGCCCCGTTCAAGGCCCAGGCCGAGGCGATCATGCACCTGATCTACGACGTGACCGCGGCCTTCGCCGGCAGCATCAGCGCCGAGCATGGCCTCGGCCAGGCCAAGCGCGAGGCGGCGCGGCGCTACAAGGACCCGCTGGAACTGGAGCTGATGCGTAGCTTCAAGAGCGCGCTCGATCCGAGCGGGCTGATGAACCCCGGCAAGCTGCTCTGA
- a CDS encoding sigma-54-dependent Fis family transcriptional regulator: MVEPRRISLDALQAIETPHYRGASDALDWRSAPTLRDLTECLFFSPGDGRIWLNDQRMVLLHCEALGALRRELIDSLGLERARGLLTRAGYLSGARDARLVQQRWADAEPASIFAAGIRLHGLEGMVKVEPLHFEFDVDRGHYDGEFLWHHAHEDDEHIAAYGIGNDPACWMELGYATGYVSGLFGRLVVFREVECRAMGHQVCRVLGKTAELWGDVDEDLRYLNASAEEGERSGVERAPYRPLPASAGEADEGRMIRASAAFNAAFQSLQRVARTPATVLFGGESGVGKELFASNLHRMSERRDGPFVALNCAAIAESLIEAELFGVERGAYTGASHSRPGRFERAQGGTLFLDEVACLSLPGQGKLLRALQEREIERVGGTSVISIDVRVIAATNVDLRAAVRRGEFREDLYYRLNVYPILIPPLRERRDDIPLLVDFFMRRYCERYGRTPVGLTMRGLKALLNYSFPGNIRELQNLIERGVIASNDGAPIDLNHLFRDEELPAEFYSLLQQGRLVQHQEQPGEVDLLTRLGCPDLPDASLSLEAVENQLLEQALQRSAGNLAAAARMLGLSRAQFAYRLKRGRGG, encoded by the coding sequence ATGGTCGAGCCGCGCCGCATTTCCCTGGATGCCCTGCAGGCCATCGAGACGCCCCATTACCGCGGCGCCAGCGATGCCCTGGACTGGCGGAGTGCGCCGACCCTGCGCGACCTCACCGAATGCCTGTTCTTCTCGCCGGGCGACGGGCGTATCTGGCTCAACGACCAGCGCATGGTGTTGCTGCATTGCGAGGCGCTCGGCGCGCTGCGCCGTGAGCTGATCGACAGCCTCGGCCTGGAGCGCGCCCGCGGCCTGCTGACCCGTGCGGGGTATCTGTCCGGCGCCCGCGATGCGCGGCTGGTGCAGCAGCGCTGGGCGGACGCCGAGCCAGCGTCGATCTTCGCCGCCGGCATCCGTCTGCACGGCCTGGAAGGCATGGTCAAGGTGGAGCCGCTGCACTTCGAATTCGATGTCGACCGCGGCCATTACGACGGCGAGTTTCTCTGGCATCACGCCCACGAAGACGACGAGCACATCGCCGCCTACGGCATCGGCAACGACCCGGCCTGCTGGATGGAACTGGGCTACGCCACCGGTTACGTAAGTGGCCTGTTCGGCCGCCTGGTGGTGTTTCGCGAAGTCGAGTGCCGCGCCATGGGCCACCAGGTGTGCCGCGTGCTGGGCAAGACCGCCGAACTGTGGGGTGACGTGGACGAGGACTTGCGTTACCTTAATGCCTCCGCCGAAGAGGGCGAGCGCAGCGGCGTAGAGCGCGCGCCCTATCGGCCGTTGCCGGCCAGCGCGGGGGAAGCCGACGAGGGCCGCATGATCCGCGCCTCGGCGGCCTTCAACGCCGCCTTCCAGTCGCTGCAGCGGGTGGCCCGCACCCCGGCCACGGTGCTGTTCGGCGGTGAGTCCGGGGTGGGCAAGGAACTGTTCGCCAGCAATTTGCACCGCATGAGCGAGCGCCGCGATGGTCCGTTCGTGGCCCTCAACTGCGCGGCCATCGCCGAAAGCCTGATCGAGGCCGAGCTGTTCGGCGTCGAGCGCGGTGCCTACACCGGCGCCAGCCATTCACGGCCCGGGCGCTTCGAACGCGCCCAGGGTGGCACGCTGTTTCTCGACGAAGTGGCCTGCCTGAGCCTGCCAGGACAGGGCAAGCTGCTGCGTGCCCTGCAGGAACGCGAGATCGAGCGGGTCGGCGGCACCTCGGTGATCAGCATCGACGTGCGGGTGATCGCCGCCACCAACGTCGACCTGCGTGCGGCGGTGCGCCGTGGCGAATTCCGTGAAGACCTGTACTACCGGCTCAACGTCTACCCGATCCTTATCCCGCCGCTGCGCGAACGGCGTGACGACATCCCGCTGCTGGTGGATTTCTTCATGCGCCGCTACTGCGAGCGCTACGGGCGTACGCCGGTCGGCCTGACCATGCGCGGCCTCAAGGCGCTGCTCAATTACAGCTTCCCCGGCAATATCCGCGAGCTGCAGAACCTGATCGAGCGCGGGGTGATCGCCAGCAACGACGGCGCACCCATCGACCTCAATCACCTGTTTCGCGACGAGGAGCTGCCGGCCGAGTTCTATTCGCTGCTGCAGCAGGGGCGCCTGGTTCAGCATCAGGAGCAGCCCGGCGAAGTGGACCTGCTGACGCGGCTCGGTTGCCCGGATCTGCCTGATGCCAGCCTGTCGCTGGAGGCTGTCGAGAACCAGTTGCTGGAGCAAGCCTTGCAACGCAGCGCCGGCAACCTGGCTGCGGCGGCCCGTATGCTGGGGCTGAGCCGGGCGCAGTTCGCGTATCGGCTGAAGCGGGGGCGGGGTGGCTGA
- a CDS encoding SphA family protein has product MHASRLPLLTLGLAALAGTAQAYDLPTVNLGSTSFYDGAPLPGGPGSYLVEYLVYGKASRFNDERGDKLPLPRQEIETFAPVTQYIHLGQPMSGGWMPGATVIVPWLAHAEVDDGLDNAVLSSREGVGDMVLGAFLQSPLTTRADGSPLFAQRIEAEVILPTGAYDRNKSVNPGSNFWSFNPYYAATYWFTPQWSVSGRFWYLWNAKNRDPSTAFGDVSSTQAGQALHANLATQYALNDKLSIGLAGYWLKQISDTEVDGRDVSGRREQVWAIGPGLTYSFSKENILTANSYFEQGAENRTEGNKLVLSFVHKLF; this is encoded by the coding sequence ATGCACGCATCACGTCTCCCGCTTCTGACCCTCGGCCTGGCGGCCCTGGCAGGCACCGCCCAGGCCTACGACCTGCCCACGGTCAACCTCGGCTCCACCAGTTTCTACGACGGCGCGCCCCTGCCCGGCGGGCCCGGCAGCTACCTGGTCGAGTACCTGGTGTACGGCAAGGCTTCGCGCTTCAACGACGAGCGCGGCGACAAGCTGCCGCTGCCCAGGCAGGAGATCGAGACCTTCGCGCCGGTCACCCAGTACATTCACCTGGGCCAGCCGATGTCAGGCGGCTGGATGCCCGGCGCCACGGTGATCGTGCCCTGGCTGGCCCATGCCGAGGTGGACGACGGCCTCGACAACGCCGTGCTCAGTTCACGCGAAGGCGTGGGCGACATGGTGCTGGGGGCGTTCCTGCAATCGCCGCTGACCACCCGCGCCGATGGCTCCCCGCTGTTCGCCCAGCGCATCGAGGCCGAGGTGATCCTGCCCACCGGCGCCTACGACCGCAACAAGTCGGTCAACCCGGGCAGCAACTTCTGGTCGTTCAACCCCTACTACGCGGCCACCTACTGGTTCACGCCGCAGTGGTCGGTCAGCGGGCGCTTCTGGTACCTGTGGAATGCCAAGAACCGCGACCCCTCGACGGCCTTCGGCGATGTGTCCAGCACCCAGGCGGGCCAGGCGCTGCATGCCAACCTGGCCACCCAGTACGCGCTCAACGACAAACTGAGCATCGGCCTGGCCGGCTACTGGCTCAAGCAGATCAGCGATACCGAGGTCGATGGCCGCGACGTCAGCGGCCGCCGCGAGCAGGTCTGGGCCATCGGCCCGGGGCTGACCTACAGCTTCTCGAAAGAGAACATCCTCACCGCCAACAGTTACTTCGAGCAGGGCGCCGAGAACCGCACGGAGGGCAACAAGTTGGTGCTCAGCTTCGTGCACAAACTGTTTTAG
- a CDS encoding DUF1835 domain-containing protein, producing MWHLVCGDNAVAGVTHVIGQEAAEAGLRVLRDDLAVGPLGDVDAPPCAARAAFWRGVWPAGVTPVPDFEVDLPADARWLADLARQARPVTVWHGDSASEQLLMARAAHALEGSGVALIEVACGTGNSWVQSRKAVAMHAPRALLELANPQPVGPERLAVLAAQWRAAVADGGLIHRWQAGAFSAEDYQAIDAALLRHARAEPQPLARVMAEVMARCDGFFATDYFLFWRARELAAGGQLVLAGEPGEHGYSGLQVRRCS from the coding sequence ATGTGGCATCTGGTCTGTGGCGACAATGCCGTCGCCGGCGTCACTCATGTGATCGGCCAGGAGGCCGCTGAAGCAGGCTTGCGTGTGCTGCGCGACGACCTGGCCGTCGGCCCGCTGGGCGATGTCGACGCGCCGCCCTGTGCGGCCCGCGCGGCGTTCTGGCGTGGGGTATGGCCGGCGGGCGTGACGCCGGTACCGGATTTTGAGGTGGACCTGCCCGCCGATGCGCGGTGGCTCGCCGATCTGGCCCGCCAGGCGCGGCCGGTAACCGTCTGGCATGGCGACAGCGCCAGCGAGCAACTGCTGATGGCACGGGCCGCCCATGCCCTCGAGGGCAGCGGCGTGGCCCTGATCGAGGTGGCTTGCGGCACCGGCAACAGCTGGGTGCAGAGCCGCAAGGCGGTAGCCATGCATGCCCCTCGGGCATTGCTGGAACTGGCCAACCCGCAGCCGGTCGGGCCCGAACGCCTCGCTGTGCTGGCAGCGCAGTGGCGTGCCGCGGTTGCCGATGGCGGGCTGATTCATCGCTGGCAGGCGGGTGCATTCAGCGCCGAGGATTACCAGGCCATCGACGCGGCGCTGCTGCGCCACGCCCGCGCCGAGCCGCAACCCTTGGCACGGGTAATGGCCGAGGTGATGGCGCGCTGCGACGGCTTCTTCGCCACCGATTACTTTCTGTTCTGGCGTGCCCGCGAACTGGCAGCAGGCGGGCAACTGGTGCTCGCGGGCGAGCCGGGCGAGCACGGTTACTCGGGCCTGCAGGTGCGCCGCTGCAGCTGA
- a CDS encoding bile acid:sodium symporter family protein encodes MARSRLLPDNFTLTLIAVVLTATFLPVSGQAAVAFGWITNLAIALLFFLHGAKLSREAILAGAGHWRLHLLVFSCTFILFPLLGLALKPLLSPLIGTELYLGMLYLCALPATVQSAIAFTSLARGNIPAAICSAAASSLFGIFLTPLLVALLMDVHGSGGSLLDAIGKITLQLLVPFILGQIARRWIGAWVGRNKNWLKYVDQSSILLVVYTAFSAAVVEGLWNQVSWTTLGLLIFSCCLLLALALGITALLGKVCGFNQEDRITILFCGSKKSLATGVPMAQVLFAGSSIGLMILPMMIFHQIQLMVCAVLAQRYARRPEAAVEAQAAQPVPVAKAP; translated from the coding sequence ATGGCCCGTTCCCGTTTACTGCCCGACAACTTCACCCTGACGCTGATCGCCGTCGTGCTCACCGCCACCTTTCTGCCCGTCAGCGGCCAGGCAGCCGTGGCGTTCGGCTGGATCACCAACCTGGCCATCGCCCTGTTGTTCTTCCTGCACGGCGCCAAGCTGTCCCGCGAGGCGATCCTCGCCGGTGCCGGCCACTGGCGCCTGCACCTGCTGGTGTTCAGCTGCACCTTCATCCTCTTTCCGCTGCTGGGGCTGGCTCTCAAGCCGCTCCTGTCGCCGTTGATCGGCACCGAGCTGTACCTGGGCATGCTCTACCTGTGCGCCCTGCCGGCCACGGTGCAGTCGGCCATCGCTTTCACCTCGCTGGCGCGCGGCAACATCCCCGCCGCGATCTGCAGCGCGGCGGCGTCCAGCCTGTTCGGCATCTTCCTCACTCCGCTGCTGGTGGCGCTGCTGATGGACGTGCACGGCAGCGGCGGCTCGCTGCTCGACGCCATCGGCAAGATCACCCTGCAACTGCTGGTGCCGTTCATTCTCGGCCAGATCGCCCGGCGCTGGATCGGCGCCTGGGTCGGCCGCAACAAGAACTGGCTCAAGTACGTCGACCAGAGTTCGATCCTCTTGGTGGTCTACACCGCGTTCAGCGCGGCGGTGGTAGAGGGCCTGTGGAATCAGGTGTCATGGACCACGCTCGGCCTGCTGATCTTCTCCTGCTGCCTGTTGCTGGCCCTGGCGCTGGGCATCACCGCGCTGCTCGGCAAGGTGTGCGGGTTCAACCAGGAAGACCGCATCACCATCCTGTTCTGCGGCTCGAAAAAGAGCCTGGCCACCGGCGTGCCGATGGCCCAGGTGCTGTTCGCCGGCAGTAGCATCGGCCTGATGATCCTGCCGATGATGATCTTCCACCAGATCCAGCTGATGGTCTGCGCGGTGCTCGCCCAGCGCTATGCGCGCCGTCCGGAAGCTGCCGTCGAAGCGCAGGCCGCGCAGCCTGTGCCCGTCGCCAAGGCGCCGTGA